Genomic DNA from Solanum pennellii chromosome 3, SPENNV200:
taattaataatatatactttGGAAGGGGTAAAATTTGacttttctaattaaaaaataaatttgggaaTAGTTGAATTTTGTTGTGTTGCTAAAATTCCAAGCCCAACCAACCCTTTTCTTCCCTATGGGCCCTATTCTTTGTCttcctttgtttttttctctctcacaCCCACAAAGACACATAGTTGTTGCAGCTTAACATCATTATAGCTTTATGCAAATTTATTCTAACAGCTTTGTTTACTTGAATAATCCCTactttttttcccttaatttgAGACTAGAGATTTGGCTTTTGAAGTTTGTATCTTTGTTTTGAGGGTAGAATGGAGATACAGAATGGTAGCAGCAAGTCAAAGATTGATGATTATCAAGTGGTAGAGCAAATTGGAAGAGGAGCTTTTGGAACAGCATTTCTTGTTATGAATACCACTGATAATAAGAAGTAAGCAactattttctctctctttcctcATAACAGTTACTATTTGCTTACCAAATCAGGATGTGGTAGATTTCTTTTTGGAGGTactgttgggaattaaacacacaacacacacaaataatctagagaaaagagaaacggaacacaaacgggacacacaagaatttaacgtggttcggtttccctactccacgactgtaacaggaggatttttatttcacttgtgctactattttgaattacaaatacaaggatcatatttataggaaaaccaaatagttaacctagggtttcagtaatgggtcgggccggctcacaagcctccacaaagcccaacaatctcccacttggaggcttgaagaatttcaactgccatccacttagaacacttgtatctctagtaatctttttcaactctctcctgctacagcggccttctcatcagtcaactgaaaggcccgttgaagctccccgaagcttcaacacatcagtcacggctgaaactgcccttgactcgtcctcggtccctaccggctcccacttgagacacgaactgccggatcctagaactccctgagaacaaacactctccatactcagcaagaaattttctggagacgtatcaacagctggaatactggttctcttgacccactgtcttctaggagccttggctgaagcacggccggtgctcccactgccacaaacgcctctgactggtcttcctgaacctttccttgctcgttcatcctgaatctgacctgtggctctgggtttctttcttgcaaagacaaccttcttctgcccacgagattctgtgaaccggactttgtttttcttctgaactgggacggtcactccctcagacggtaatccgacaatatacaacgatcctctttttgttccacgagccatgacaagattgcccctcacgaccttccactgcccatttccgaacttcacatgatgtccctgttcatccaactgcctaacagaaatcaaacttttcgtcaagcttggaacaactctgacatccttcaaggtccagaaaccgactggcgtcttcagcaccatgtcacccatgcccgtaacatcaagagctctatcgtctgcaagccttacctttccaaagtctccaataaccagattctgcaatgcttcactgctgtgggtagcgtgaaaagaagcaccagaatccatgacccaggaatccacattgctctccgcgcaacagataaacaaatcctcgttgacgctgtcttctgcaatgttgacttgtttgtctttctggcattgattcctgaaatgccccacctccttgcagttccaacatgttacacctgagccatcccgagccttcgactgactccttcttcggttcctgctcccactacctctgttatttcctctgcctctgacgacgtttagcatatcacctgatgattctccagaactccttcttctgacatcctcgccaagaacgagatcacgaatcttctcaaaggtgaatccattaggtcccactgaactggcaactgctgtaaccgttccggaccaactgtcaggcaatgatgataacagtagtaaagcttgaacttcatcatcgaacttaatgccaactgacaaaagtctggctaagatcgaattcaatgagttgatgtgctcggtaactgaactgccttccttcatctttgtgttcaccaactctctaatcagaaaaattttgtttgctgcagatggcttctcgtacatgttagacaaggcttccaagatgcctttcgctgtcttctccttaagaatgttgaacgcaacattcttggtcaacgagagtcggataactgacatagctttccgatccaaaactgcccactctgcatcagacaattttccttgcttgtcacccaacactacgtccaaatctttctgaaccagcaaatcttcaatctgcatcttccaccaactgaaatctgtaccatcgaacttctcaattcggaacttcccatcttctgtCATCTCAAAGGACTAAATGAGATACTCGGTACAACTAATTTCAGATCTTGGTAATTTCGTCAGAAATATTGCACCACAAAAAAAATCGCACACAccttcggcaattcccttaacggcgtctTGCACGGCTGTAGCTTGCGAACGGCGGCGGCACACTCCTtcctgcacacagttcttcacacaagaaccctaggtgacaatttctcacaatTTGTGTTACagtgttgttgaaacctcgctctgataccaattgttgggaattaaacacacaacacacacaaataatctagagaaaagagaaacggaacacaaacgggacacacaagaatttaacgtggttcggtttccctactccacgactgtaacaggaggatttttatttcacttgtgctactattttgaattacaaatacaaggatcatatttataggaaaaccaaatagttaacctagggtttcagtaatgggtcgggccggctcacaagcctccacaaagcccaacaggTACCAGCTTCAATTTTTGCTGGGTAGGAGGAgcctttttgtttgtttttatttttcctacTTTTGGTGCGCActcgctcctatgcaatagcttgCAAACCCGTAGTAGGCAAGCTCATTGCGACAAGTTCGATCCAGAAGGTAAATCCCTTGGTTTTGTTGgcaaacttgagacctccaacatggatgTCCAAGCTTAAACCACTGGCCTCCCGAAGGGTCTTCGTTGGAGGAGCTTTGCTTTTCTGTCTCTGAATTAATAAAATGTCACTTAATTACCAAAAGAGAAGTCTTGAGATaataaatgttatgtgctgATGAAGATCTTGAAAATAAAGTGATTTGTTGTGACcacaattaatattttcttgcaTTTGCAGTGACATAATGATACAACTTTAAATGACCCTTTTCTTATTGAGTTAAAGCCCATGCCTAATACTGAACCCATTTCCtacaacattcaaattattttaactaaCAAGTAATACAAATTCCTCCTTTTAGGTATGTTCTGAAGAAGATACCTTTAGCAAAGCAGAGAGACAAGTTCAAACGTACCGCACTTCAAGAGGTCACTTCAAATGCTTCATTATATTGTATTCTTTTAATCAATTTCCTATATTACCTAATTTTGATGTTAGCTTGATCAGAGACTTCAGCTTCTTACCAAATGCATGGGTACATAATTCAATGCTTAAACTGAGAAAACTAAAGTTAGGTTGCTTATTTTAATGACCCTCTTACATTTTACATTGGGAAGCTATACTAGACAAAAGCGTTGCATCATAATTAGTACCTAACTGAAGTTGATATCTATAATCAATAGTTTGTGTCTCTTATCCAATATTTTAACTGCCTCATTGAGGTCAATAAATCCATTATCGTAAATTTTGTGCCTACTTCTTTTCTTGTCTGGGACAGCCTCTCTACCTTTACATGGTAGGGGTAAGGCTGCGTACACACCACCTCCCAAGACCCCACTTttgggattacactgggtatgttgttgtctTTCATCGTCAGCCATCAATGTCCTTTCCTTACAATCCTTAATTTTGTTTCCAACTGCTGCATTTGCtttctattatgaaataaatattcCACAAATTTAAGTTTAAGCATTTCCGTAACTTTAAATTGGTCTTCAGTCATGAATGTCCTTGAGACAAATTCCAGTTCACAATAGAAGGcaactttttcttaaaaattagaACTTAATTAATCTAGTCCTATAAAAATAAGAGCATTTTGAACAAATGCCAGGTCATTCATCATCACTCTCATATCACAGAACTGCTATTTCTTTTGGCATGTCGTTTTTCACTATTTTACTCTTGTACATTTGAAAGAATAGTGCTTCAATTCAAACCCTTCTTTGTATGGGCAATCTTCCTTAGTAGTTTAATAATGATGATTAGACGAATGGTTAAGTATATTGGTGAAAATCTTCAATGATATCCCCAACGAATTCTGTGACCTCTGTGTTGGATACCACTAATTGAAACTGTAAATATGGTTTAATATTTCTTGGCATCTGCTCAACAGGATGAAGTATGGATATCAATGTCCTAGATTAACTACGGATGAAGCTGAAGTAGAAATAGAACTTTCAAAttacttatttgtttttttgttacttGATTAGTAGATCCTTTGGTAACAAGAGATacataaggaaaaataaaataactgaaGGTAACTAATGGAATTCCAAAGGTGGCATGAGCTGATAATTTGGGGTGCAAGAGAACTAATATTGGAATTTAGAATTTTTGGTAGAGAAAAAACGTGGAGAACTATTGTGAGTGTGACCATACAAACCAAAATCTTATAGCAGAAGTTTGCAAACTTCTGAATTTAGTTGACTGAAACTCTTAGATTGTATAAGTATCTGTGGATTTTTCTACTTGTTGAACTTGTAATAAATGCTAAAAtcagtttgttttttttaatttaggtGACTGCTCCTAaaaattttttgtgaagaaCTTTATACGCCCCAATGGGTCAaatatatatttccttttctCTTATTATGTTGTCATTATCCTGTCAGAGATGGGATGACCTTTAATAAGAAAACCTTCTGCCGCAGCCTTAGATTCTCTTGAGTTTATGGTAGCAAATAGATAGTGCTGCATTGCAGTCAAAAAAGTTATGCAGTTGATAAGTTAACTATAGTCTTACCCTGTACTTCCTATTTGAgatttattactattaataataaaataagccATGAAGGACTTCGCCTGGTGGTATATTAGCTTAAAAAGTATACTTTTACCTTTACCTATCGAAAAAATTGAGTCTTACCTTTGAAACCACACATGTTCAGCTTCTCTTATTATTTAGTATTCTCATCAAGAGTCAGGCCACGTAAAATGGAATGATACTATGTTGAGTATATAGGTTTGCATAATGTTAAGCTAATTAATATCTGATGATATCTGTGTATGTATTACTCTATGGCAGATGGATCTGATAGCTAAGTTAAGTCATCCATATATCGTGGAGTACAAGGATGCTTGGGTCGAGAAGGTATTATGTTATTCAGTTTCTAGAACAGGATTTGGAATTGAAATAATTATCCTTGACTTGAGCAAAATTCTATATCGAGTTGCCTCAATACAGGGTTGACTTTGTTTTCCTTTCAGGGGAACTGGATATGCATCGTTACCAACTATTGTGAAGGTGGAGATATGTGAGTGGTTATCCTAGACTTGCTAgcattttaatacttttttattgacattttaattttacGTTTCTCCCAAAAGATGGTCAAAACATATTTGTTGATTGAACTACCCTATTATGGTTGTATATGAAGAATCTTTAGACACCTTCTAAATTACAAGGTTGAAAGCATCAAAATCATGGGAATGTTTTATGGCGTAATATGAAGACAATGTCTTTTCTGTTTTTTGGGTAATCAGGGCAAAGATCATAAGGAAGTCTAGAGGAGCTCTCTTTACAGAAGAGGTAGTTTAGATGCAACTTCCATCATAATGGGTTCTCCATACTAGCGTGGTTCACTTAAAGTTTATGTGTTCACCAACTTTTTCCTGTGCAGAAACTCTGCAAATGGCTGACTCAGCTATTACTGGCGGTAGATTATCTGCACTCCAACCGTGTTCTACACAGAGACGTGAAGGTATAAACAGGCCCTGATCTATTAATGAGCTTTACTTGTATGACATGTTTTAACATGAACTACTTCGATTTATTTCAGTTATCTAACATTTTTGTCACGAAGGACAGTGACATCCGGCTAGGTAAGAATGACAACCAAGTGCATCATAGCACCCTCCTTGCTTTTATGTTATCTATGAATCAAATCTGTTTGCTTTTTTTACACAGGTGATTTCGGATTCGCAAAACTTTTAGATGGAGAAGGCCTTGCTTCCTCGGTACGAGTTCTCTGTATATTCATACAGCTTAGTGGAAAAATTAGCTCCTGCTTATTAGCAATGAACTGTGATCGCCTTAATAAATGATTCAATATGTTTACGTAGTGACTAGCTAGAGGGCACCCCATTCCTTTCCAATATTGAGAAAACTAGGTGTTCTGTTTAGTTATAGTATGTCATCTTGTTGTGATTTCTGTGTATGGTagttttcaattataaaatgcCCTGCCTTATGTGCTTGAGGAACATGCTACTAGTTCTAACTTCGCCAATAACTTATATTAGTGACTTGTTGCCTCCAAACAGGCTGTTGGTACTCCAAACTATATGTGTCCTGAGCTCCTTGCTGATATACCATATGGCTACAAATCTGACATATGGTCTCTTGGTAAGAGAACTGGCGAAGTAAtgcatttcctttttattatttccTTAATAATGAAGCAATAGTTTGATGTGGTTGTAGGATGCTGTATGTTTGAAATTGCTGCACACCAGGCACCATTTAGAGCTCCAGTACGTTGACTTTTCAGCTATCTAtgaacatcataattcataattcatcGTTTAcctttatatattatttgtgtgGAACATTGAAAGGTTTTTTTATTCGGCAGGACATGACAGGacttatcaataaaataaacagGGGCTCTTTATCACCACTTCCAATTATATATTCCTCCAACTTGTAAGTAGCTTCCAACCATTGTTAAGAAGTGGTTCTTATTTCTACTTAACACTTATAATTGTTTATCTAGCCACTAATAATTAAACTGACAAGATGGATCAATGCTTCCAGGAAACAGATTATTAAAAGCATGCTAAGGAAAAGCCCTGAACACAGACCAACAGTGAGTGCAAGATGCATATATTCAAATGCAATTAAATCTGAAATTGTCAGTCTTTCTGATTTGTTTTTTCGTCATCACTTTCAGACTGCGGAGTTGTTAAGGCATCAACATTTGCAGCCATACCTCTTTCACTGCCGCAACCCTTCATCTGCTTTTCTTCCAGTGAAGTCTCCAAACAGCCCAAAGGAAAAAACAAAGCAATCACCTGGAAAATGTGGCAGTCCTAGATTCATAAGAGAAAGACCTCTAAGGCTAAAAGAGAAGAGTCCTGTTTTTCACTTTGATGGAAGTGACAAATCTCTTGGGCTTAAAGAGAAGGGTCCTGTTTTTCACTTTGATGAAAGGGACAACATTCGGCCACGAAATTTATCTGAGAACTATGACGCATTTAAAGCCAAACTTGAGACTAAGAGAGTTGATCCTACTAGCTACTCCGCAAAGATATTTGTAGATGGTGTGGATTCTAAATGTTGGGATGCTATTGAGGCAGCTATTTGCAATGGAGACGATGAATCCGACCCTTTATTGCAAGAAGGAAGTACAAATACAGCGAACTCTTCAAGATTCATGGCAAATATGCACTCTGATGAGCAAGAAAAAGTTTCTGTTGAGCATGTTCAACAATCTGAAGAAGGCGACAGGGAGGATGACAAAACAAAAGACCTTGAGGAGTTGAGCACGCCAAGTGGCAGTGGAGAAGCAGACTTGAATGAACTAGATTGTATCTCCGCAAAGCCTAGCAGAATGATTTCGTCTAGTGGAAGCTCCACTGAGAAAACACGGTCTTATGATGAAGAAAGCACTTCATCAACTACACGACCTGCAAAATCTGATATTGATGCTGAACTAAGGTGTCATGCATCTGAAAGTGAAAATGTTGGTGAGTTTAAAGGAGTTTCTGTTGACCACATAGCTTCTGAAAGAAATAGGTCAAGCCCACTTAAAGATGAGATAGAAAAGAATGCAAATATGGTTGAAGATGCTAAACGTCAAGCACTAGATGATAGGGTTTCACTGCTTAAGGCACTAGCTGCCTTAGCTGGTGACGGGCACAAGAACGACTGGGAAAATCCGACTCAAGAAAGAGCTGAAGCTCTGGAATCCCTTTTAGAGGTTTGTGCACGACTACTCAAGCAGGAAAAAATTGATGAGCTTGCTGGTGTGCTGAAACCATTTGGTGATGATGCAGTTTCATCCAGAGAAACGGCAATATGGTTGACTAAAAGCCTCATGAGTGCACAAAAATTGGCCAAGGGATCGTGATTTTGTGATGGCAGCTTTCCCTTTACTGAAAAACTACTGTACAGAGTGATTTGTGTGGGTTGACATAGATGTTTAGCTTGACTGTTGTTTGTTACCTTCTAAATGATTTGATTTATGGGAAAGCTTACTTTGAAAGAAGCTTCTCCGGTGTGGGTGCGAACTAAGTTATTGTTGGAGGCTTGATGGATTAGTTTGAGAGTGTAATTGTAGTACATCTGATGAAATTGTGAAGATCTTAAATTACCCTAAACTTTAGTTTGCTAATGCTTTCTCTTTTGATTTtccattattattatattatacgACAAGTGTGCTCCTTCTGAAGCAACAACTGCTTCTGAACATTACTTCAGCTTCTTGCTTTTGAACATTAGGTGATGCTTTTACCTTGTTctttattatgaaaatttgtCATTGTTGAAATGTTCTTTTGGGAATAAGTGTTATACtctaaagaagaaaataagaagtaTGTAACAGAAGAAAGACAATGGGTGGAAAAACTCCCATCTTTCATTCAGAATCTTCAAGcctatatattaaaaattatccGAGGTCAGACATTTCAAACTCATCATTCATCGAGTTCTCAAATCTTCTAACATGACACGACAATTTT
This window encodes:
- the LOC107012171 gene encoding serine/threonine-protein kinase Nek6-like isoform X1 — encoded protein: MEIQNGSSKSKIDDYQVVEQIGRGAFGTAFLVMNTTDNKKYVLKKIPLAKQRDKFKRTALQEMDLIAKLSHPYIVEYKDAWVEKGNWICIVTNYCEGGDMAKIIRKSRGALFTEEKLCKWLTQLLLAVDYLHSNRVLHRDVKLSNIFVTKDSDIRLGDFGFAKLLDGEGLASSAVGTPNYMCPELLADIPYGYKSDIWSLGCCMFEIAAHQAPFRAPDMTGLINKINRGSLSPLPIIYSSNLKQIIKSMLRKSPEHRPTTAELLRHQHLQPYLFHCRNPSSAFLPVKSPNSPKEKTKQSPGKCGSPRFIRERPLRLKEKSPVFHFDGSDKSLGLKEKGPVFHFDERDNIRPRNLSENYDAFKAKLETKRVDPTSYSAKIFVDGVDSKCWDAIEAAICNGDDESDPLLQEGSTNTANSSRFMANMHSDEQEKVSVEHVQQSEEGDREDDKTKDLEELSTPSGSGEADLNELDCISAKPSRMISSSGSSTEKTRSYDEESTSSTTRPAKSDIDAELRCHASESENVGEFKGVSVDHIASERNRSSPLKDEIEKNANMVEDAKRQALDDRVSLLKALAALAGDGHKNDWENPTQERAEALESLLEVCARLLKQEKIDELAGVLKPFGDDAVSSRETAIWLTKSLMSAQKLAKGS
- the LOC107012171 gene encoding serine/threonine-protein kinase Nek6-like isoform X2, with the protein product MDLIAKLSHPYIVEYKDAWVEKGNWICIVTNYCEGGDMAKIIRKSRGALFTEEKLCKWLTQLLLAVDYLHSNRVLHRDVKLSNIFVTKDSDIRLGDFGFAKLLDGEGLASSAVGTPNYMCPELLADIPYGYKSDIWSLGCCMFEIAAHQAPFRAPDMTGLINKINRGSLSPLPIIYSSNLKQIIKSMLRKSPEHRPTTAELLRHQHLQPYLFHCRNPSSAFLPVKSPNSPKEKTKQSPGKCGSPRFIRERPLRLKEKSPVFHFDGSDKSLGLKEKGPVFHFDERDNIRPRNLSENYDAFKAKLETKRVDPTSYSAKIFVDGVDSKCWDAIEAAICNGDDESDPLLQEGSTNTANSSRFMANMHSDEQEKVSVEHVQQSEEGDREDDKTKDLEELSTPSGSGEADLNELDCISAKPSRMISSSGSSTEKTRSYDEESTSSTTRPAKSDIDAELRCHASESENVGEFKGVSVDHIASERNRSSPLKDEIEKNANMVEDAKRQALDDRVSLLKALAALAGDGHKNDWENPTQERAEALESLLEVCARLLKQEKIDELAGVLKPFGDDAVSSRETAIWLTKSLMSAQKLAKGS